A stretch of Paludisphaera borealis DNA encodes these proteins:
- a CDS encoding PEP-CTERM sorting domain-containing protein (PEP-CTERM proteins occur, often in large numbers, in the proteomes of bacteria that also encode an exosortase, a predicted intramembrane cysteine proteinase. The presence of a PEP-CTERM domain at a protein's C-terminus predicts cleavage within the sorting domain, followed by covalent anchoring to some some component of the (usually Gram-negative) cell surface. Many PEP-CTERM proteins exhibit an unusual sequence composition that includes large numbers of potential glycosylation sites. Expression of one such protein has been shown restore the ability of a bacterium to form floc, a type of biofilm.) yields the protein MSMTKGLNGLRSAVIALGLAACTATGADAAAILKYQTATAVDLSHGISGPNVISFTPATAAGVDLSSGTVNTGLGTFVVAPPAAGSATTYTNTPFSITFLPQDLNGTPLTNVSMVFTGVLNGVVDSPYHSTVTATFDKPTQTLDLGDQKITFTFPDNAKLLVPSQSNGGVTTAEALLTSTLPPAVPEPSTIALVLTTLGGLALRRRVSGRRSRAQV from the coding sequence ATGAGCATGACTAAAGGGTTGAACGGACTGCGATCCGCGGTCATCGCCCTGGGATTGGCCGCCTGCACCGCGACGGGCGCCGATGCCGCAGCGATCCTCAAGTACCAGACCGCGACGGCCGTCGACCTGAGTCACGGCATCAGCGGCCCGAACGTGATCAGCTTCACGCCCGCCACCGCGGCCGGCGTGGACCTCAGCTCGGGCACGGTCAACACCGGCCTCGGCACGTTCGTCGTCGCCCCGCCGGCGGCCGGTTCGGCCACCACGTACACCAACACCCCGTTCTCGATCACCTTCCTGCCGCAGGACCTCAACGGCACCCCGCTGACGAACGTCTCGATGGTTTTCACCGGCGTTCTGAACGGCGTGGTCGACAGCCCGTACCACTCGACGGTGACGGCGACCTTCGACAAGCCGACCCAGACCCTCGACCTGGGCGACCAGAAGATCACCTTCACCTTCCCGGACAACGCCAAGCTGCTGGTCCCCTCGCAGTCGAACGGCGGCGTGACCACGGCCGAAGCCCTTCTCACCTCGACGCTGCCCCCGGCCGTGCCCGAACCGAGCACGATCGCCCTGGTCCTGACGACCCTCGGCGGCCTCGCCCTGCGGCGCCGCGTCTCGGGCCGCCGCTCCCGCGCCCAGGTCTGA
- a CDS encoding WD40 repeat domain-containing serine/threonine protein kinase, whose product MGQRVDETADLTQGGDDERLGEAIEHYLAMVEQGDAPAPEIYAARYPDLQEDIQAALEGLELVNGLVGHGSGSGSSYGQGPGRNIESGRRIAGYRVVRELGRGGMGTVYEAVHVGLDRPVALKVLGTHAAPDSSARRRFLNEARTAAALHHTHIVPVFDVGQVGGLCYYAMQRIEGSGLDRVIRRRRQLRGLGGAGGRNSDSGDVGSQVSSRLNRMWIRVSGSLAWGRSRPIPTDGARELALPQKYQERLSDSTTSWTKSGGLATSRSLGGLLSASAPRSSLPGPRRRDDDDAPSFDPPRGSAYHRWVAEVGLQAAEALAHAHHHGVIHRDVKPSNLLIDADGTIWVADFGLARRLADPGLTHHDSLLGTPRYMSPEQGRTGVIDGRTDVYSLGATLYELLTLRPPFDGSSAAELLDQIAGREPVPPRAIDRRIPRDLETIVLKTLAKRPVDRYASAAALGEDLARFLNREPVRARRISPVGRMWRVARRHPGITTVSAVASVLVLSIAAYAYNRVRNERDQARNSRNTAVAEREKTEAAERETRAAMRTMLWRHAALVRHTSEPDRRAKGLDLLKQASALEPEPDLKAQLRDEAAEFLVLRDIERRAKLPTGPIRDLVFDAENARLSVLSTDGEELSLWDVNQERPLEKITLLHGAKPRVGTQAAAPAPPPAAASPSPGPTPTAAEPGSQASSTASRAGPTNRGPGGSRRSWGDQLAPAGAYLAVVPPDGQSALLINGATGATVRELIRPDRRVLSVFGEPTGKRLVTIDVEDDAMPGPGFRAGPFADGPPFGRAGFQIVLWNLEHADSTPTVLDHARPELRPMSFPIPLVALGADGKTVAFAIHGSTTVKMFSADDGRALKPVESQAEVKALAVGAGGRLATASGGTIQLWNVATGEFLSSFSSTQSLVTRLQFNPRGTMLATSGGFGTQVELWDLVARKLAAVLPNLEMVLDFGFSADGKTLVVGGRGVTTSFWKIDEPSARVQISGFDSGPTSLAFRDDGLLAISDGLGETWLWCDSRIPEHETASLRNVTARSDRRADHDPDSDPAAPRGRNRAATLAFDARGDLVAHDARGLKIWPARPKAACEPSRLDLSRLQGENRFWPPPLARSGDGRALALAHGRSVFVWDSEHPGRVVPVVRTDEPAVEPANPWDFPPSSFPRGRGARSSSGPGAPRALTTIPGGGPPSPGAGSGPGGPHSPRFQALQIASAGDRLYLIDETRRVQAWKLQPATSEPIEAERLPWNGALPEQVVSIALRPDGRLLALGDRTGEITLIDTERLAVVGWLRAKVVDPAEPEGWITVLTFSPDGRQLAAGTQHGSIHLWSSAPSSFHYAYQYRLPSQCGHISSLVFDATGRRLAGSGGTEPLAEVWNLETFGSELRRLDLAD is encoded by the coding sequence ATGGGCCAGCGGGTTGACGAGACGGCCGATCTCACTCAAGGCGGCGACGATGAACGGCTGGGCGAAGCCATCGAGCACTACCTGGCGATGGTCGAACAAGGCGACGCGCCCGCGCCCGAGATCTACGCCGCCCGCTACCCCGACCTCCAGGAAGACATCCAGGCCGCCCTCGAAGGTCTCGAACTGGTCAACGGCCTGGTCGGCCACGGCTCGGGCTCCGGCTCGTCGTACGGTCAGGGACCGGGCCGGAACATCGAGTCGGGCCGGCGGATCGCCGGCTACCGCGTCGTCCGCGAGCTGGGCCGCGGCGGCATGGGGACCGTCTACGAGGCCGTCCACGTGGGCCTCGACCGCCCCGTCGCGCTCAAGGTTCTGGGGACCCACGCGGCGCCCGACTCATCGGCCCGTCGCCGGTTCCTCAACGAAGCCCGCACGGCCGCGGCGCTCCACCACACGCACATCGTGCCGGTCTTCGACGTCGGCCAGGTCGGCGGCCTCTGCTATTACGCTATGCAACGGATCGAGGGGAGCGGCCTCGACCGGGTGATCCGCCGCCGCCGCCAGCTTCGAGGCCTGGGCGGGGCCGGCGGACGGAACTCCGATTCCGGCGACGTCGGCTCGCAGGTCAGCTCGCGACTGAACCGGATGTGGATCCGGGTCTCCGGGAGCCTCGCCTGGGGACGCTCCCGCCCCATTCCAACCGATGGCGCCCGCGAGCTGGCGCTGCCGCAGAAATACCAAGAGCGGCTGAGCGACTCGACGACCTCGTGGACCAAGAGCGGCGGCCTGGCGACTTCGCGCAGCCTGGGCGGGTTGCTGTCAGCGTCGGCCCCCCGGTCGAGCCTCCCAGGGCCGCGACGACGCGACGACGACGACGCGCCCTCGTTCGATCCGCCGCGCGGCTCGGCCTACCACCGATGGGTGGCCGAGGTCGGCCTGCAAGCGGCCGAGGCCCTGGCGCACGCCCACCATCACGGCGTCATCCATCGCGACGTCAAGCCTTCGAACCTGCTGATCGACGCCGACGGGACGATCTGGGTCGCCGACTTCGGCCTGGCGCGCCGGCTCGCCGACCCCGGCCTAACCCATCACGACAGCCTGCTGGGCACCCCGCGCTACATGAGCCCCGAGCAAGGGCGCACCGGCGTCATCGACGGCCGGACCGACGTCTACAGCCTGGGCGCGACGCTGTACGAATTGCTCACGCTCCGCCCGCCGTTCGATGGTTCGAGCGCCGCGGAGTTGCTCGACCAGATCGCCGGCCGCGAGCCCGTGCCGCCTCGCGCGATCGACCGGCGGATTCCCCGCGACCTCGAAACGATCGTCCTGAAGACCCTGGCCAAGCGGCCGGTCGACCGCTATGCGTCGGCGGCGGCCCTCGGCGAAGACCTGGCCCGGTTCTTGAACCGCGAGCCGGTGCGGGCGCGGCGGATCAGCCCCGTGGGGCGGATGTGGCGGGTGGCGCGCCGGCACCCCGGGATCACCACCGTTTCGGCGGTCGCCAGCGTCTTGGTGCTGTCGATCGCCGCGTACGCCTACAACCGGGTCCGCAACGAGCGCGACCAGGCGCGGAACTCCAGGAACACGGCCGTCGCCGAGCGCGAGAAGACCGAAGCGGCCGAGCGAGAGACGCGGGCGGCGATGCGGACGATGCTCTGGCGGCACGCCGCCCTCGTCCGCCACACCAGCGAGCCCGATCGTCGGGCCAAGGGCCTGGATCTGCTCAAGCAGGCGTCGGCCCTCGAACCCGAGCCCGATCTGAAAGCGCAGCTCCGCGACGAAGCCGCCGAGTTCCTCGTCCTCCGCGACATCGAGCGCCGCGCCAAGCTGCCGACCGGTCCAATCCGCGACTTGGTGTTCGACGCCGAGAACGCGAGGCTGTCGGTGCTCTCGACGGATGGCGAGGAACTCTCGCTCTGGGACGTCAACCAGGAGCGGCCGCTCGAGAAGATCACGCTTCTCCACGGCGCGAAGCCGCGTGTGGGCACCCAGGCCGCCGCCCCCGCCCCTCCCCCCGCCGCGGCGTCGCCGAGTCCGGGTCCAACTCCGACGGCCGCCGAGCCCGGCTCGCAGGCGTCTTCGACCGCCTCGCGAGCCGGCCCGACGAATCGAGGCCCGGGGGGCTCGCGACGGTCATGGGGAGACCAACTCGCCCCGGCCGGAGCCTACCTGGCGGTCGTCCCTCCCGACGGCCAGTCGGCCTTGCTCATCAACGGCGCGACCGGCGCGACCGTCCGCGAATTGATCCGCCCCGACCGCCGCGTGCTGAGCGTCTTCGGCGAGCCGACCGGCAAGCGCCTGGTCACGATCGACGTCGAGGACGACGCCATGCCCGGTCCGGGCTTCCGAGCCGGCCCCTTCGCGGACGGCCCTCCGTTCGGACGAGCCGGGTTTCAGATCGTGCTCTGGAACCTGGAACACGCCGATTCGACGCCCACGGTCCTCGACCACGCCCGGCCCGAGCTTCGGCCGATGAGCTTTCCGATCCCCCTTGTCGCGCTCGGCGCCGACGGCAAGACCGTGGCCTTCGCCATCCACGGCTCGACGACCGTCAAGATGTTCTCGGCCGACGACGGCCGGGCCTTGAAGCCCGTCGAATCGCAGGCCGAGGTCAAGGCGCTGGCGGTGGGGGCCGGCGGCCGGCTGGCGACCGCATCGGGGGGGACCATCCAGCTCTGGAACGTCGCCACCGGCGAATTCCTGTCAAGCTTCTCGTCCACCCAAAGCCTCGTGACGCGGCTCCAGTTCAACCCTCGGGGCACCATGCTGGCGACCTCGGGCGGCTTCGGAACCCAGGTGGAGCTGTGGGACCTGGTCGCGCGCAAGCTGGCCGCCGTGCTGCCGAACCTTGAAATGGTCCTTGACTTCGGCTTCTCGGCCGACGGCAAGACCCTGGTGGTCGGCGGCCGCGGCGTGACGACGTCGTTCTGGAAGATCGACGAGCCCTCGGCGCGGGTCCAGATCAGCGGGTTCGACTCCGGGCCGACCTCACTGGCGTTTCGCGACGACGGCCTGCTCGCGATCAGCGACGGCCTCGGCGAGACCTGGCTCTGGTGCGACTCCCGCATTCCGGAACACGAGACGGCCTCGCTACGGAACGTGACCGCGCGGTCCGACCGCCGGGCCGATCACGATCCGGATTCCGACCCCGCCGCGCCGCGCGGCCGCAACCGCGCCGCCACGCTGGCCTTCGACGCCCGGGGCGACCTCGTCGCCCACGACGCGCGGGGTCTGAAAATCTGGCCCGCGCGACCGAAGGCCGCCTGCGAACCGTCGCGACTCGATCTATCCCGTCTCCAAGGCGAGAACCGGTTCTGGCCCCCTCCCCTGGCCCGCTCCGGCGACGGCCGCGCGCTGGCCCTGGCCCACGGCCGCTCGGTCTTCGTCTGGGATTCCGAGCATCCCGGCCGGGTCGTCCCCGTGGTCCGCACTGACGAACCCGCCGTCGAACCCGCCAACCCCTGGGATTTCCCACCGTCGAGCTTTCCAAGAGGGAGAGGGGCGCGCTCTAGCTCTGGCCCCGGCGCGCCCCGTGCTCTCACGACGATTCCGGGAGGCGGACCGCCGAGCCCCGGCGCGGGGTCGGGTCCGGGAGGGCCCCACTCGCCTCGGTTCCAGGCCTTGCAGATCGCATCGGCCGGCGACCGGCTCTACCTGATCGACGAGACGCGGCGCGTCCAGGCCTGGAAGCTCCAGCCGGCGACGTCCGAGCCGATCGAGGCCGAGCGTCTGCCTTGGAACGGCGCGCTCCCGGAGCAGGTGGTCAGCATCGCGCTTCGGCCCGACGGCCGGCTGCTGGCGCTGGGCGACCGCACCGGCGAGATCACGCTCATCGACACCGAACGGCTCGCGGTCGTCGGCTGGCTCCGCGCCAAGGTCGTCGATCCGGCCGAGCCCGAAGGATGGATCACCGTCCTGACCTTCTCGCCCGACGGCCGCCAGCTCGCCGCCGGCACCCAGCACGGGTCGATCCACCTCTGGTCGTCCGCGCCTTCCTCGTTCCATTACGCGTACCAGTACCGGCTCCCCAGCCAGTGCGGACACATCTCCAGCCTGGTCTTCGACGCGACCGGCCGGCGACTCGCCGGCAGCGGCGGAACCGAACCGCTCGCCGAGGTCTGGAACCTCGAAACCTTCGGCAGCGAGCTGCGACGGCTCGACCTCGCCGACTGA
- the priA gene encoding replication restart helicase PriA, whose amino-acid sequence MSVVNRDQDQESDQPRPQPRLGRQASWFEGEDEAQAERGGLFVGVVVDRALDAVLTYRAPQRLVASIQLGQRVRVPLGRNGVVTGYCVSVDLLPPEDLPPSKIKDVVEILDAVPLIDARMLELTRWMAGYYMCSWGQALDAVVPAGVRNQAGTRVGTFLVVRPEARQAFDDETLQKTLTAKQTAAIEALCRSDELLTVSDVCRRAKCGAGVIKTLRDDGLIHTVKRRLSLAASRNDEPAAGEPTAAPKPPPAMTPEQAAAMAALTPALDGDAFAPFVIFGVTGSGKTEVYLTAIERTVARGREAIVLVPEISLTPQTIRRFRRRFRRVAVLHSHLSDVERHRHWQSIAQGEIDVVVGARSAIFAPTRRLGLIVVDEEHESTFKQETVPRYHARDVAVKRAQLENTPVLLGSATPSLETWRNAELGRYARISMPSRVEGRPMPAVEIIDLRNEKHLTGGLSETLRLAMHQALDDDGQVILLLNRRGYNTFVICPKCGQVVKCRHCDVAATYHKNRHMLICHTCDAERACPPACPSCQAPVLHYGGIGTERLEREIRMEFPFHESRRMDSDTMRRHGSHEVTLAAFKSGDVKILLGTQMIAKGLDFPNVTLVGVVDADVALHLPDFRAAERTFQLVAQVAGRTGRGNRPGRVLVQSFCPEHPAIANAARHDYEGFVRYELPTREAPLASPYGRIVRLVARGKDEARVEKYLNELAKTLRAKAPPGVRFWGPSPTPILKIREEFRFHLQIRCASAAPLRTMLRDLPLHPPPNKVDLAVDVDPISML is encoded by the coding sequence ATGAGCGTTGTCAATCGTGATCAAGATCAAGAGAGCGACCAACCACGTCCTCAGCCCCGCCTGGGCCGCCAGGCTTCGTGGTTCGAGGGCGAGGACGAGGCCCAGGCCGAGCGGGGAGGCTTGTTCGTCGGGGTAGTCGTCGACCGCGCGCTCGACGCGGTGCTGACCTACCGCGCCCCTCAGCGTCTGGTCGCGAGCATCCAGCTCGGCCAGCGGGTGCGGGTCCCCCTGGGACGCAACGGCGTGGTTACGGGGTACTGCGTCTCGGTCGACCTGCTGCCCCCCGAGGATCTGCCGCCGTCGAAGATCAAGGACGTCGTCGAGATCCTCGACGCCGTTCCGCTGATCGACGCCCGGATGCTCGAACTGACGCGGTGGATGGCCGGCTATTATATGTGCTCCTGGGGCCAGGCGCTCGACGCCGTGGTGCCGGCCGGGGTGCGAAACCAGGCGGGGACGCGGGTGGGGACGTTTCTGGTGGTCCGCCCCGAGGCCCGCCAGGCGTTCGATGACGAGACGCTCCAGAAGACGCTCACCGCCAAGCAGACCGCCGCGATCGAGGCCCTGTGCCGGTCGGACGAGCTGCTGACCGTTTCCGACGTCTGCCGGCGCGCCAAGTGCGGCGCCGGAGTGATCAAGACGCTTCGCGACGACGGCCTGATCCACACGGTCAAGCGCCGGCTGTCGCTCGCCGCCTCCCGGAACGACGAGCCCGCGGCCGGCGAGCCGACCGCCGCGCCCAAGCCGCCGCCGGCCATGACGCCCGAGCAGGCGGCGGCGATGGCGGCGCTCACGCCCGCGCTCGACGGCGACGCCTTCGCGCCGTTCGTGATCTTCGGCGTGACCGGCAGCGGCAAGACCGAGGTCTACCTGACGGCCATCGAGCGGACCGTGGCGCGGGGCCGCGAGGCGATCGTCCTGGTCCCCGAGATCAGCCTGACGCCGCAGACGATCCGCCGGTTCCGCCGCCGGTTCCGCCGCGTGGCCGTGCTCCACAGCCATCTCAGCGACGTCGAGCGGCACCGCCACTGGCAGAGCATCGCCCAGGGTGAAATCGACGTCGTCGTCGGCGCCCGGTCGGCCATCTTCGCCCCCACGAGGCGGCTGGGGCTGATCGTCGTCGACGAGGAACATGAAAGCACGTTTAAACAAGAGACCGTCCCCCGCTACCACGCGCGCGACGTCGCCGTGAAGCGCGCTCAGCTCGAAAACACGCCGGTGCTCCTGGGCTCGGCGACGCCGTCGCTGGAGACCTGGCGGAACGCCGAGCTGGGGCGTTACGCGCGGATCTCGATGCCCAGCCGGGTCGAGGGCCGGCCGATGCCGGCCGTCGAGATCATCGACCTGCGGAACGAGAAGCACCTCACCGGCGGTCTGAGCGAGACGCTCCGCCTCGCCATGCACCAGGCGCTCGACGACGACGGCCAGGTGATCCTGCTGCTCAACCGCCGGGGCTACAACACGTTCGTCATCTGCCCCAAGTGCGGCCAGGTGGTCAAGTGCCGGCACTGCGACGTGGCCGCCACGTACCACAAAAACCGGCACATGCTGATCTGCCACACGTGCGACGCCGAGCGTGCGTGCCCGCCGGCCTGCCCGTCGTGCCAAGCGCCGGTGCTCCACTACGGCGGGATCGGCACCGAGCGGCTCGAGCGCGAGATCCGGATGGAGTTCCCGTTCCATGAGTCGAGGCGGATGGACTCCGACACGATGCGCCGGCACGGCAGCCACGAGGTGACGCTGGCGGCCTTCAAGTCGGGTGACGTGAAGATTCTGCTGGGCACTCAGATGATCGCCAAGGGGCTCGACTTCCCCAACGTGACGCTGGTCGGCGTGGTCGACGCCGACGTCGCCCTGCACCTGCCCGACTTCCGCGCCGCCGAGCGGACGTTCCAGCTCGTCGCCCAGGTCGCCGGCCGGACCGGTCGCGGCAACCGTCCCGGTCGGGTGCTGGTCCAGAGCTTCTGCCCCGAGCATCCGGCGATCGCCAACGCCGCTCGCCACGACTACGAAGGCTTCGTCCGCTACGAACTGCCGACTCGCGAGGCCCCGCTGGCCTCGCCGTACGGTCGGATCGTCCGCCTCGTCGCGCGCGGCAAGGACGAGGCCCGGGTCGAGAAATACCTGAACGAGCTGGCGAAGACGCTCCGGGCCAAGGCCCCCCCCGGCGTCCGCTTCTGGGGGCCGTCCCCCACGCCGATCCTCAAGATCCGCGAGGAGTTCCGGTTCCATCTCCAGATCCGATGCGCCTCGGCCGCCCCGTTGCGGACGATGCTCCGCGACCTCCCCCTCCACCCGCCGCCGAACAAGGTCGACCTGGCCGTCGACGTCGACCCGATCAGCATGCTGTAG
- the nadD gene encoding nicotinate (nicotinamide) nucleotide adenylyltransferase encodes MRLGLFGGTFDPIHLGHLILAEQCREACGLERVWFVVAGEPPHKRGPARTPVAHRLEMARLAVAGHSAFEVSDIEAVRPGPHYSVETLAEVQRLRPADDLFFLIGADSLVDLPTWREPDRITQLATIVVVNRPGVEELGDRPLPEFGPDSKPLQHVTIPPSASPPTTCAAVSPKAGASAIWSPARFKPILTRINSIGQYFERRMFVLWNILLIV; translated from the coding sequence ATGCGACTAGGGCTTTTCGGCGGCACGTTCGACCCGATCCATCTCGGGCACCTGATTCTCGCGGAGCAATGCCGGGAGGCGTGCGGCCTGGAGCGAGTCTGGTTCGTCGTCGCCGGCGAGCCGCCGCACAAGCGAGGACCGGCGCGGACGCCGGTCGCGCATCGGCTCGAAATGGCCCGACTCGCGGTCGCGGGCCACTCCGCGTTCGAGGTCTCCGACATCGAGGCCGTCCGCCCCGGTCCCCACTACAGCGTCGAAACCCTGGCTGAAGTCCAGCGGCTGCGGCCGGCCGACGACCTGTTCTTCCTCATCGGCGCCGACAGCCTCGTCGACCTGCCGACCTGGCGCGAGCCCGACCGGATCACCCAGCTCGCGACCATCGTGGTCGTCAACCGCCCCGGCGTCGAGGAACTCGGCGACCGCCCCCTCCCCGAGTTCGGCCCCGATTCCAAACCCCTCCAGCACGTCACCATTCCCCCATCGGCATCGCCTCCCACGACCTGCGCGGCCGTCTCGCCGAAGGCCGGAGCGTCCGCTATATGGTCCCCCGCGCGGTTCAAGCCTATATTGACGCGCATCAACTCTATAGGGCAGTATTTTGAACGTCGGATGTTTGTTCTTTGGAACATTTTGTTGATTGTTTGA
- a CDS encoding sigma-70 family RNA polymerase sigma factor has protein sequence MADGPIELLSKARAGETEALGELCALYRNYLRMVVRTGLGPRLRERLELSDVVQEALVEVVRQFPQFTGQNEAALVGWLRRLVGQKLADLGRYHSRTKRAGGATALPLDAPWEGGGGENQGDYGGRLLDMLALSQTSPSEIVSRRELIVLLADALAALPDGEADVLWLYHADNLSFEVIGERMGLSRKSVRGIWARGLKRLKRSLEGPPGGSLRYDDGPAG, from the coding sequence ATGGCCGATGGGCCGATCGAGCTGCTGTCGAAGGCGCGCGCCGGCGAGACCGAGGCGCTGGGCGAGTTGTGCGCGCTGTACCGGAACTATCTGAGGATGGTCGTCCGGACCGGTTTGGGGCCCCGGCTGCGCGAGCGGCTGGAGCTTTCCGACGTGGTTCAGGAGGCTCTCGTCGAGGTGGTCCGGCAGTTCCCCCAGTTCACCGGGCAGAACGAAGCGGCCCTGGTGGGATGGTTGCGGCGACTGGTCGGACAGAAGCTCGCCGACCTGGGACGCTACCACAGCCGGACCAAACGAGCCGGGGGCGCGACCGCGCTGCCGCTCGACGCCCCGTGGGAAGGGGGGGGCGGCGAAAACCAGGGGGACTACGGCGGCCGGCTCCTGGACATGCTGGCCCTCAGCCAGACCAGCCCTAGCGAGATCGTCAGCCGCCGCGAGCTGATCGTCCTCCTGGCCGACGCGCTGGCGGCCTTGCCCGACGGCGAGGCGGACGTCCTCTGGCTCTACCACGCCGACAACCTCTCGTTCGAGGTCATCGGCGAGCGAATGGGGCTGAGCCGGAAATCGGTGCGCGGAATTTGGGCCCGCGGTCTCAAGCGACTGAAACGATCGCTCGAAGGGCCGCCGGGAGGATCTTTGAGGTACGACGATGGGCCAGCGGGTTGA
- a CDS encoding glycosyltransferase family 2 protein: MSAFQPETESGSRTCVVVSYWAGLPVDSLYKLLYRMRKVESGCPFDLLIVCNGGDQRPLTLPRRFDALKPRILNRENTNYNLGAWDHGWRNAPGYDYYLFIQDDCLIKEPDWVYGFERRMDLDPGLGLLGEIERSSGMTWDYVGRMTTKPCAHVGDEWLDINQYILAKFRSHGIPRGELANHIPSIILFTSRNVLEEVGGFRYFGPSKEDAIAAEVAFSREIEALGHRISKVSDIPFHLIGHAEWRPNGAVFGRGPAWRIALREAYWKFKGELKLLLGMRRKSRRLMRCSPAPQADELPC, translated from the coding sequence ATGAGTGCTTTCCAGCCCGAAACGGAGAGCGGTTCGCGGACTTGCGTGGTCGTCTCGTACTGGGCCGGGCTCCCCGTCGATTCCCTGTACAAGCTCTTGTATCGCATGCGGAAGGTCGAATCCGGCTGTCCCTTCGATTTGCTCATCGTCTGCAACGGCGGGGATCAGCGCCCGCTGACTCTCCCCCGGCGGTTTGACGCTCTCAAGCCCCGCATCCTGAATCGCGAGAACACCAACTACAACCTGGGAGCCTGGGATCACGGTTGGCGGAATGCGCCTGGATACGACTATTATCTGTTCATCCAGGACGACTGCCTTATCAAGGAGCCCGACTGGGTTTACGGCTTTGAAAGGCGGATGGATCTCGACCCGGGGTTAGGCCTCCTCGGCGAAATCGAGAGAAGCTCCGGGATGACGTGGGACTACGTCGGCCGGATGACGACGAAGCCGTGCGCGCACGTCGGCGACGAATGGCTGGACATCAATCAGTATATTTTGGCGAAGTTCAGGAGTCATGGGATTCCCCGAGGGGAGCTTGCCAATCACATTCCCTCGATCATCTTGTTCACCAGTCGCAACGTCCTGGAAGAGGTTGGGGGGTTTCGCTACTTCGGGCCGTCCAAGGAGGACGCCATCGCGGCTGAAGTCGCCTTCTCGCGCGAGATCGAGGCGCTCGGCCACCGGATCTCCAAGGTCTCCGACATCCCCTTCCATCTCATCGGACACGCCGAATGGAGACCCAACGGGGCGGTGTTCGGCCGGGGGCCCGCCTGGCGGATCGCGCTGCGGGAGGCGTACTGGAAGTTCAAGGGGGAGTTGAAGCTTCTTCTCGGAATGCGACGGAAGTCCCGCAGGCTCATGCGCTGCAGCCCCGCCCCTCAGGCCGACGAGCTTCCGTGTTGA